Proteins found in one Pectobacterium atrosepticum genomic segment:
- the mgtA gene encoding magnesium-translocating P-type ATPase: MTDMITQTGHRRARKTPTATFAIAREAQNSLDQTLANLNTHLHGLSHDDVIERQQTYGENRVAHEKAPHALVQLAAAFNNPFIYVLMALAAISFFTDYWLPQRNNEETSLTGVIIILVMVSLSGLLRFWQEFRTNKAAEALKSMVRTTATVLRRPHASATAVMQEIPLQQLVPGDILILSAGDMVPADVRLVESRDLFVSQAVLTGESLPIEKYDVFSNISAKGCQPTDCGSESDLLALSNICLMGTNISSGTATAIVVATGSHTYFGSLAKSIVGTRSQTAFDRGVNSVSWLLIRFMIVMVPVVLLINGFTKGDWMEASLFALAVAVGLTPEMLPMIVSSNLAKGAIAMARRKVVVKRLNAIQNFGAMDVLCTDKTGTLTQDRIILEHHLNTQGQIDESVLQLAWLNSAHQSGMKNLMDQAIMHFGRHNPAISALGRYRKIDELPFDFIRRRLSIIVADEHNQQRLICKGAVEEMLAVATHVSENGQRHELDDERRNTLKKLAESYNQQGFRVLMIGTRELSPVGSTMPLSAVDERDLTLCGLLTFLDPPKESASAAIRALHENGVTVKVLTGDNAIITSKICRDVGLEPGEVLEGNEIDALSDEQLGVLVEQRTIFARLTPLQKSRVLKALQGNDHTVGFLGDGINDAPALRDADIGISVDTGTDIAKESADIILLEKNLMVLEEGIIKGRETFGNIIKYLNMTASSNFGNVFSVLVASAFIPFLPMLAIHLLIQNLMYDISQLSLPWDKMDKEFLRKPRKWDAKNIGRFMLFIGPTSSIFDITTYALMWFVFAANSVEHQALFQSGWFVEGLLSQTLVVHMLRTQKIPFIQSTAALPVMLMTGLVMALGIYLPFSPMGPLVGLQPLPWEYFPWLAATLIGYCTVAQLVKRAYIRRFGQWF; this comes from the coding sequence ATGACCGATATGATCACGCAAACGGGGCATCGCCGCGCCCGTAAGACACCCACGGCCACCTTTGCGATTGCCCGTGAGGCACAAAACAGCCTCGATCAAACACTGGCGAACCTAAATACGCATCTGCACGGCTTAAGCCATGATGACGTCATTGAGCGTCAGCAAACCTATGGCGAAAACCGCGTCGCCCATGAAAAGGCGCCGCACGCGCTGGTGCAGTTAGCCGCCGCGTTTAATAACCCGTTTATTTACGTGCTAATGGCGCTGGCCGCTATCAGCTTTTTCACCGATTACTGGCTGCCGCAGCGCAATAACGAAGAGACTTCACTCACTGGCGTGATCATTATTCTGGTGATGGTTAGCCTGAGCGGCCTGCTACGCTTCTGGCAGGAGTTTCGTACCAATAAAGCCGCAGAAGCGCTGAAATCCATGGTGCGGACAACGGCCACCGTACTGCGCCGCCCTCACGCCAGCGCCACCGCCGTCATGCAGGAAATCCCGCTTCAGCAACTGGTGCCCGGCGATATCCTGATCCTCTCCGCAGGCGACATGGTGCCTGCAGATGTCAGGCTGGTGGAATCCCGCGATCTGTTCGTCAGCCAGGCGGTACTGACCGGTGAATCGCTGCCAATCGAAAAATACGATGTATTCAGCAATATCAGTGCCAAAGGCTGTCAGCCCACTGACTGCGGCAGCGAGAGCGATCTGCTGGCGCTATCCAACATCTGCCTGATGGGCACCAACATTTCCAGCGGCACGGCAACGGCAATCGTGGTGGCAACCGGCAGCCACACCTATTTCGGTTCACTGGCAAAATCTATCGTCGGCACGCGCTCCCAAACTGCCTTCGATCGTGGTGTTAACAGCGTAAGCTGGCTGCTGATCCGCTTTATGATCGTGATGGTGCCTGTCGTGCTGCTGATCAACGGCTTCACCAAAGGTGACTGGATGGAGGCCAGCCTGTTTGCGCTGGCGGTCGCGGTCGGCCTGACGCCGGAAATGCTGCCGATGATTGTCTCATCCAATTTGGCGAAGGGCGCGATTGCCATGGCACGGCGTAAAGTGGTGGTCAAACGGCTGAACGCGATTCAGAATTTTGGCGCGATGGACGTACTGTGCACCGACAAAACCGGCACGCTAACGCAGGATCGCATCATCCTTGAGCATCACCTGAACACGCAGGGCCAGATCGATGAGAGTGTGTTGCAACTCGCCTGGCTCAACAGCGCGCACCAGAGCGGCATGAAAAACCTGATGGATCAGGCCATCATGCATTTTGGTCGCCATAATCCAGCCATCTCCGCGCTGGGTCGCTATCGCAAAATCGATGAACTGCCGTTTGATTTTATTCGTCGTCGCCTGTCCATCATTGTTGCCGATGAACACAACCAGCAACGCTTGATTTGCAAAGGCGCGGTAGAAGAGATGCTAGCCGTCGCTACGCATGTCAGTGAGAACGGACAGCGGCATGAACTGGACGACGAACGTCGCAATACGCTGAAAAAACTGGCAGAGAGCTACAACCAGCAAGGGTTCCGCGTGCTGATGATTGGCACACGAGAGCTGAGCCCGGTGGGTAGCACGATGCCGCTCAGCGCCGTGGATGAACGCGATCTGACCCTCTGCGGTCTGCTGACGTTCCTCGATCCACCCAAAGAAAGTGCCTCCGCCGCGATTCGCGCCCTGCATGAAAACGGCGTGACGGTTAAAGTTCTGACCGGCGACAACGCGATTATTACCAGTAAGATCTGTCGCGATGTCGGGCTAGAGCCGGGCGAGGTGCTAGAAGGGAACGAGATTGATGCACTCAGCGATGAACAGCTCGGCGTGCTGGTAGAACAGCGCACCATTTTTGCTCGACTGACGCCGCTACAAAAATCCCGCGTACTGAAAGCATTGCAAGGTAATGACCATACGGTCGGCTTTCTAGGCGACGGTATCAACGATGCCCCTGCCCTGCGTGATGCTGATATCGGGATTTCCGTCGATACCGGAACGGATATCGCCAAAGAGTCAGCCGATATTATTCTGCTGGAAAAAAACCTGATGGTGCTGGAAGAAGGCATCATCAAAGGTCGCGAGACGTTCGGTAATATCATCAAATACCTGAACATGACCGCCAGTTCCAACTTCGGTAACGTGTTTTCAGTGCTGGTCGCCAGCGCCTTTATTCCGTTCCTGCCGATGTTGGCGATCCACCTGCTGATTCAAAACCTGATGTACGACATCTCCCAACTGTCGCTGCCGTGGGACAAAATGGATAAGGAGTTCCTACGCAAGCCCCGCAAATGGGATGCTAAAAATATTGGTCGCTTCATGCTGTTTATCGGGCCAACGTCATCGATTTTTGACATCACCACCTACGCGCTGATGTGGTTCGTGTTTGCCGCCAATAGCGTCGAGCATCAGGCACTGTTTCAGTCAGGCTGGTTCGTTGAAGGGCTACTGTCACAAACGCTGGTCGTGCACATGCTGCGTACCCAGAAGATCCCATTCATTCAGAGTACCGCAGCGCTGCCGGTGATGTTGATGACCGGACTGGTAATGGCGCTGGGCATCTATCTGCCGTTCTCTCCGATGGGGCCACTGGTCGGTTTACAGCCGCTGCCGTGGGAGTATTTCCCTTGGCTAGCCGCCACGTTGATTGGCTACTGCACCGTCGCACAACTGGTCAAACGCGCCTACATCCGCCGCTTCGGCCAATGGTTCTAA
- a CDS encoding rhamnulose-1-phosphate aldolase produces the protein MQAILSSWFVQGMIKATSDMWLKGWDERNGGNVSLRLTAEDVTPYESDFSPQPRHEALSQPMPELADCWFIVTGSGKFFRNVQLDPADSLVVLQVDSDGKGYRIFWGLTNGGLPTSELASHFQSHIVRMGVTHGRDRVIMHCHATNLIALSYVLELNTATFTRELWEGSTECLVVFPDGVGIVPWMVPGTDSIGDATSEQMKRHSLVLWPFHGIFGTGPTLDEAFGLIDTAEKSAEVMVKVRSMGGKKQTISTEELIALGKRFGVTPLEAALRV, from the coding sequence ATGCAAGCAATTCTCTCTTCCTGGTTTGTACAGGGAATGATTAAAGCCACCAGCGACATGTGGCTCAAAGGCTGGGACGAACGTAACGGCGGCAACGTCAGCCTGCGCCTGACGGCTGAAGATGTGACGCCTTATGAAAGCGATTTCTCTCCGCAGCCACGTCATGAAGCACTATCACAGCCGATGCCGGAACTGGCGGACTGCTGGTTCATCGTCACTGGCTCCGGCAAATTTTTCCGCAACGTTCAACTGGATCCAGCGGACTCACTGGTGGTGTTGCAGGTCGATAGTGATGGCAAAGGCTATCGTATTTTCTGGGGGCTCACCAACGGCGGCCTGCCAACGTCTGAATTGGCTTCGCATTTCCAGTCACACATTGTGCGTATGGGCGTAACTCATGGGCGCGACCGCGTCATCATGCACTGCCACGCGACCAATCTGATTGCCCTGAGCTACGTGCTGGAGCTGAATACCGCGACGTTCACCCGTGAGCTGTGGGAAGGCAGCACGGAGTGTCTGGTCGTCTTCCCAGACGGCGTGGGGATTGTGCCGTGGATGGTGCCGGGCACCGATTCCATTGGCGATGCCACTTCCGAGCAAATGAAGCGTCATTCGCTGGTATTGTGGCCCTTCCACGGCATCTTCGGCACGGGTCCGACGCTGGATGAAGCCTTTGGCCTGATCGATACCGCGGAAAAATCCGCCGAAGTCATGGTGAAAGTCAGATCGATGGGGGGTAAAAAGCAGACGATCTCGACCGAAGAACTGATCGCTCTGGGCAAACGTTTCGGTGTTACGCCACTGGAAGCCGCGCTGCGCGTATAG
- a CDS encoding L-rhamnose isomerase, giving the protein MSTPIEAAWQLAKTRYASLNVDVEAALEQLDQIPVSMHCWQGDDVAGFENTGGPLTGGIQATGNYPGKASTPDELRADLEQAFALIPGPKRLNLHAIYLESAQPVARNEIAPEHFSNWVAWAKRHQLGLDFNPTCFSHPLSADGFTLSHPDEKVRRFWIEHCQASRRISAYFGRELGTPSVMNIWVPDGMKDLTIDRLAFRQRLLSALDEVIAEPLDQAHHIDAVESKLFGIGAESFTVGSSEFCLGYAASRGTALCLDAGHFHPTEVISDKISSAILYVPRLLLHVSRPVRWDSDHVVLLDDETQAIAHEIIRHQLLNRVHIGLDFFDASINRIAAWVIGTRNMKKALLRALLEPTETLRQLEQNGDYTARLALLEEQKSLPWQAVWEHYCQRHDVIPGSEWLQQVRQYEETILTQRQG; this is encoded by the coding sequence ATGAGCACACCTATTGAAGCTGCCTGGCAGTTGGCAAAAACGCGTTATGCCAGCCTGAATGTTGATGTAGAGGCAGCGCTGGAACAGCTCGATCAGATTCCGGTGTCAATGCACTGCTGGCAGGGTGACGATGTAGCCGGATTTGAGAATACCGGTGGGCCGTTAACCGGCGGCATTCAGGCCACGGGCAACTACCCTGGCAAAGCGAGCACACCGGATGAACTGCGTGCCGATCTGGAACAGGCATTTGCGTTAATCCCAGGCCCCAAACGGCTGAATTTGCACGCCATCTATCTGGAATCCGCACAGCCCGTCGCCCGCAACGAAATTGCCCCCGAGCATTTCAGCAACTGGGTTGCCTGGGCCAAGCGCCACCAGCTCGGGCTGGATTTTAACCCAACCTGCTTTTCTCATCCGCTGAGCGCAGACGGTTTTACCCTGTCGCACCCGGACGAAAAAGTACGCCGCTTCTGGATTGAACACTGTCAGGCCAGCCGCCGGATTTCGGCCTACTTCGGTCGTGAACTCGGCACGCCATCGGTAATGAACATCTGGGTACCGGACGGCATGAAAGATTTGACCATCGATCGCCTGGCGTTCCGCCAGCGGCTGCTCAGCGCGCTGGATGAGGTCATCGCCGAACCGCTCGATCAGGCACACCATATCGACGCCGTGGAAAGCAAGCTGTTCGGGATCGGCGCGGAAAGTTTTACCGTCGGCTCCAGCGAATTTTGTCTCGGCTACGCCGCCAGCCGCGGCACCGCGCTCTGTCTGGATGCTGGGCACTTCCACCCGACCGAAGTCATTTCCGACAAAATCTCCAGCGCGATTCTGTACGTCCCACGCCTGCTACTGCACGTCAGCCGCCCAGTACGCTGGGACAGCGACCATGTCGTGCTGCTGGATGACGAAACGCAGGCTATCGCCCACGAAATCATCCGTCATCAGTTGCTTAACCGCGTGCACATCGGGCTGGATTTCTTCGATGCCTCGATCAACCGCATCGCGGCCTGGGTCATCGGCACCCGTAATATGAAGAAAGCCCTGCTGCGCGCGCTGTTGGAACCCACAGAAACACTGCGCCAGCTGGAACAAAACGGCGATTACACCGCGCGTCTGGCCCTGCTGGAAGAGCAAAAATCGCTACCGTGGCAGGCCGTGTGGGAACACTACTGCCAGCGTCATGACGTCATCCCAGGCAGCGAATGGCTGCAACAGGTGCGTCAGTATGAAGAAACCATCCTCACTCAACGTCAAGGGTAA
- a CDS encoding DUF1615 domain-containing protein → MSRSYSPLFRPLCALALLVLAGCASKTATTQESRPADVRAQLLKLLPDNVKDRQGWATDIATAFTAQGLDPSNENLCSVLAVTEQESTFNADPQVPNLSKIAWQEIDRRAEKVHVPAFLVRTALLIKSPNGKSYSERLDKVRTEKELSAIFDDFIEMVPMGQQLFGRLNPVHTGGPMQVSIAFADANAKGYPYTVDGSLRREVFSRRGGMYFGIKHLLGYSANYPQSIYRFADFNAGWYASRNAAFQRAVSRLTGVKLALDGDLINYSSDKASATELAVRALGKRLDMSDNAIRRGLEKGNSLDFEDTSLYDRVFALADKSGSKAPRAILPGIMLESPKITRKLTTAWFAQRVDERRQRCLVRAK, encoded by the coding sequence ATGTCCCGTTCTTATTCTCCCTTGTTCCGTCCCTTGTGTGCGTTGGCTCTGCTGGTGCTGGCGGGTTGTGCCAGCAAAACGGCGACGACGCAGGAATCGCGGCCTGCGGATGTCCGTGCGCAGTTGCTCAAGTTGTTGCCTGATAACGTGAAAGATCGTCAGGGTTGGGCAACCGACATCGCGACGGCGTTTACCGCACAAGGGCTCGATCCCAGTAATGAAAACCTGTGTTCGGTACTGGCGGTGACTGAGCAGGAATCGACGTTTAACGCCGATCCACAGGTACCGAATTTGTCGAAAATTGCCTGGCAGGAGATTGACCGCCGTGCGGAGAAAGTTCATGTCCCGGCGTTTCTGGTGCGCACCGCGCTACTCATCAAATCTCCTAACGGAAAAAGCTACAGCGAGCGGCTCGATAAGGTACGCACGGAAAAAGAGCTCAGCGCGATCTTTGATGATTTCATCGAAATGGTGCCGATGGGGCAGCAACTGTTTGGTCGCCTGAACCCGGTACATACTGGCGGGCCGATGCAGGTTAGCATCGCCTTTGCCGACGCTAACGCTAAGGGTTATCCGTATACCGTGGACGGCTCTCTTCGCCGCGAAGTCTTCAGCCGTCGTGGCGGGATGTATTTTGGCATTAAGCACCTATTGGGCTATTCGGCGAATTACCCGCAGTCTATTTATCGGTTCGCGGATTTTAACGCGGGTTGGTATGCCAGCCGAAATGCGGCGTTCCAGCGTGCTGTCAGCCGCTTGACGGGGGTTAAGCTGGCGCTGGACGGTGATTTAATCAACTACAGTTCGGATAAAGCCAGCGCCACAGAGTTGGCGGTGCGTGCGTTAGGGAAACGCCTGGACATGAGCGACAACGCCATTCGGCGTGGGCTGGAGAAGGGCAATAGCCTCGATTTTGAAGACACCAGCCTGTATGACCGAGTCTTTGCGCTGGCGGATAAATCGGGCAGTAAGGCTCCGCGCGCTATCCTGCCGGGGATTATGCTGGAAAGCCCGAAAATCACCCGTAAGCTCACCACCGCATGGTTTGCCCAACGCGTCGATGAGCGTCGGCAGCGCTGTTTGGTAAGAGCCAAATAG
- a CDS encoding methyl-accepting chemotaxis protein, protein MKSLHHISIRSKFILALLPPILALLWFSFSGVMERRSTEHEMIRMEKLITLARDAGELAHQLQRERGMSAGYFGSQGKKFGAELTTQRQASDRAQQQFQQTAANLSDSELGNDVSGEIGKITQKMQQLDEYRRNIDSMSISVTQALGYYSDSVSYLLSIVGDMTHLVSDGGIAQRLAAYYNLLNVKEQAGLERAVLSNTFSANSFATGMFERLNQMVGKGEAYITAYNMFANAELRKAFEQALNNPAAQNALQMRNKAIASPGGNFSIDANQWFNQQTVKIDELKNVEQLATNDLTAQVNALAADARQSWISYLAGALISLLMALGLASMIMRSINEQLQQTLTTIREMGGDLTRRLRVPGTDELSQLNQAYNASLENIADMVVNIKRSSQTIGRASSEISNGNQDLAQRTEEQSASLVQTASSMEEITVTVKQTADFAGQARQLTTEVDDQAHRVGTITESASDAMERIQDTSQRVNAVVAAIDAIAFQTNLLALNAAVEAARAGQHGRGFSVVAAEVRQLSQRSADEAGKIRALISDSIASVNEGTKLVNQSNQGINDIVTGTRKVRDLVNEIAVAADEQSLGIAQINEALSQLEMVTQQNATLVSQASVASQLLDEQAIEMESLVSHFKVDDSAPQQPLQHALLSR, encoded by the coding sequence ATGAAATCCCTTCATCACATATCGATCCGTAGTAAGTTCATTCTCGCCCTCCTCCCGCCCATCCTTGCTCTGCTATGGTTCAGTTTTTCCGGCGTGATGGAGCGACGTAGCACAGAGCATGAGATGATCCGTATGGAGAAACTGATTACGCTAGCACGTGACGCAGGCGAGTTAGCCCACCAGCTCCAGCGTGAACGCGGAATGAGCGCAGGTTATTTTGGCAGCCAAGGGAAGAAGTTTGGTGCCGAACTCACTACGCAGCGGCAAGCCAGCGATCGGGCACAGCAACAGTTTCAACAAACGGCTGCGAATCTCAGTGACAGTGAACTCGGTAACGATGTGAGTGGCGAGATCGGTAAAATTACGCAGAAAATGCAACAGCTTGACGAGTATCGTCGCAATATCGACAGCATGTCGATCTCTGTCACGCAGGCACTCGGCTACTATTCCGATTCCGTCAGCTATCTGCTGAGTATTGTCGGAGATATGACCCACTTGGTCAGCGACGGCGGTATTGCTCAGCGTCTGGCAGCCTATTACAACCTGCTGAACGTCAAAGAACAGGCAGGGCTTGAACGCGCCGTGCTTTCTAATACCTTCTCTGCCAATAGTTTTGCTACCGGGATGTTCGAGCGTCTGAACCAGATGGTAGGTAAGGGAGAGGCGTATATCACCGCCTATAACATGTTCGCCAATGCCGAGCTGCGTAAAGCTTTTGAACAGGCTCTTAACAACCCTGCGGCCCAGAACGCACTCCAGATGCGCAATAAGGCTATCGCTTCTCCCGGCGGCAATTTCTCCATCGATGCCAACCAGTGGTTTAACCAACAAACAGTAAAAATCGATGAGCTGAAGAACGTTGAGCAGCTTGCCACCAACGATCTGACGGCACAGGTTAACGCCTTAGCCGCCGATGCACGTCAATCCTGGATTAGCTATTTGGCTGGTGCGTTGATTTCTCTCCTGATGGCGCTGGGTCTGGCTTCGATGATTATGCGCAGTATCAACGAGCAGCTTCAGCAAACCCTGACGACCATTCGTGAGATGGGCGGCGATCTCACCCGTCGCCTGCGCGTACCGGGAACCGACGAGCTTTCACAGCTGAATCAGGCCTATAACGCCTCACTGGAAAACATCGCTGACATGGTGGTGAATATTAAGCGCAGTTCACAAACCATCGGGCGTGCCAGTAGCGAGATATCTAACGGCAATCAGGATCTGGCGCAGCGTACCGAAGAGCAATCCGCTTCACTGGTGCAAACCGCCAGCAGCATGGAAGAGATTACCGTCACGGTAAAACAAACTGCGGACTTTGCCGGACAGGCACGTCAATTAACAACGGAAGTGGACGATCAGGCTCACCGTGTCGGCACCATTACCGAATCCGCTAGCGACGCGATGGAAAGAATTCAGGATACCAGCCAGCGCGTGAATGCGGTGGTTGCCGCCATTGATGCCATTGCCTTTCAGACCAACCTGCTGGCGCTGAACGCCGCGGTTGAGGCTGCACGCGCCGGACAGCATGGTCGCGGGTTCTCTGTTGTCGCGGCGGAAGTTCGTCAGCTCTCGCAGCGTAGTGCTGACGAAGCGGGCAAAATCCGCGCGCTCATCTCCGACAGCATTGCCAGCGTCAATGAAGGTACGAAGCTGGTGAACCAATCTAATCAGGGGATTAACGACATCGTCACCGGCACGCGTAAAGTGCGCGATCTGGTGAATGAGATTGCGGTCGCCGCCGATGAACAGTCGCTGGGCATCGCACAAATTAACGAAGCGCTCAGCCAGTTGGAAATGGTCACGCAGCAGAATGCAACGCTGGTTTCACAGGCTTCCGTCGCCAGCCAATTACTGGATGAACAGGCGATTGAAATGGAATCGCTGGTCAGCCACTTCAAGGTTGACGACAGCGCACCACAGCAGCCTTTACAGCACGCGTTGTTATCAAGGTAG
- a CDS encoding methyl-accepting chemotaxis protein, with amino-acid sequence MKFSQLTVLSKLLLGFSVLIAMMLLLGVVSLLQLSVNNSRIDELSSSSLPGVRYSLEMRGSLSETRLQQIQYIDSKTPEEREGHRKELLQNADTFLAALKNYQTVVNSEDKKALIKVIGENFSGFNSVNATLIDTVNRGDLAEASKISGASSSKYRSQLMKDLAKLVEMELATAKNIVASADSTYRTSQYYVWGLLLLALLATIMIATVISRNISRQLGGDPHYAQEIMTEIASGNLTTEITLRQGDNSSLLASINHMNRQLVNTVHTIMSGSESISLASSEIAQGNSDLSQRTEEQAASLIQASANMQQLTHTVRQNADNAKEASQLAQQTSETASQGGLIVDDMLKRMHEISDSSQKIVDIIAVIEGIAFQTNILALNAAVEAARAGSEGKGFAVVAGEVRTLAQKSANAAKEIKTLIEGTVEKITDGSARADKASQAMSEIVQSVKKVTDIVAEISQASNEQHIGIKEISVAVEQMDRVTQQNAALVEESATAAHAMTEQGEQLRDAVRFFKVNQDHLLRIH; translated from the coding sequence ATGAAATTTTCTCAACTCACAGTGCTTTCCAAGTTGTTACTCGGTTTTTCCGTCCTGATAGCAATGATGTTGCTATTAGGTGTGGTTTCACTACTCCAGCTTAGCGTTAATAACAGTCGAATTGATGAATTAAGCAGCAGCAGCCTGCCCGGCGTACGATATAGCTTGGAAATGCGTGGCTCCTTGTCTGAAACCCGCTTACAGCAAATACAGTATATTGACTCCAAAACCCCTGAGGAACGCGAAGGCCATCGCAAAGAGTTACTGCAAAACGCCGATACCTTCCTTGCCGCGTTGAAAAACTATCAAACCGTTGTTAACAGCGAAGATAAAAAAGCGCTGATTAAGGTGATTGGCGAAAATTTCTCTGGTTTCAATTCGGTCAATGCCACGTTGATTGATACCGTGAATCGCGGCGATCTGGCAGAAGCCAGTAAAATCAGCGGCGCAAGCTCTTCCAAGTATCGTAGCCAGTTGATGAAAGATCTGGCGAAACTGGTGGAAATGGAATTGGCGACGGCAAAAAATATCGTCGCCAGTGCTGATTCGACGTACCGGACATCACAGTACTATGTTTGGGGATTACTGCTACTCGCCCTGCTGGCAACCATCATGATCGCCACCGTCATCTCACGTAATATTTCACGCCAGCTCGGCGGCGATCCGCACTACGCACAAGAAATCATGACCGAGATTGCATCCGGCAACCTGACAACAGAAATCACGCTGCGTCAGGGGGATAACAGCAGCCTGCTGGCGTCCATCAACCACATGAACCGGCAGTTGGTGAATACCGTACACACCATCATGAGCGGCAGCGAATCTATCTCGCTGGCATCCAGCGAAATTGCTCAGGGCAACAGCGATCTGTCGCAGCGTACCGAAGAGCAAGCGGCCTCGCTGATTCAGGCTTCAGCCAATATGCAGCAACTGACGCACACCGTACGACAGAACGCGGATAACGCCAAAGAAGCCAGCCAGTTAGCCCAGCAAACCTCAGAAACAGCGTCTCAAGGTGGGCTTATCGTGGACGACATGCTCAAGCGCATGCATGAGATCTCCGACAGTTCACAGAAAATCGTCGATATTATCGCCGTGATCGAAGGGATTGCCTTCCAGACCAATATCCTTGCCCTGAACGCAGCGGTAGAAGCAGCCAGAGCGGGTAGCGAAGGGAAAGGCTTTGCCGTCGTGGCTGGTGAAGTACGGACGCTGGCACAGAAGAGCGCCAACGCCGCCAAAGAGATCAAAACGCTGATCGAAGGCACCGTTGAGAAGATTACCGACGGCTCCGCGCGAGCAGACAAAGCCAGCCAGGCGATGTCGGAAATTGTGCAGTCGGTGAAAAAAGTGACGGATATCGTTGCGGAAATTTCTCAGGCCTCCAACGAACAGCATATCGGCATCAAAGAGATCAGCGTCGCGGTAGAACAAATGGATCGGGTCACCCAGCAGAACGCCGCGCTGGTTGAAGAATCCGCTACAGCCGCACACGCCATGACAGAACAGGGAGAACAGCTGCGCGATGCAGTTCGTTTCTTCAAAGTGAATCAGGACCACTTGCTGAGAATTCATTAA
- the rhaM gene encoding L-rhamnose mutarotase: MLRKAFVMSVFPDSHDEYQRRHNPIWPELAEVLKNHGAHHYSIFLDKQRNLLFGYVEVESEARWEAIAQTDVCQRWWKHMGDVMPSNPDNSPISDALDPVFYLD; this comes from the coding sequence ATGTTGCGTAAGGCTTTTGTGATGTCAGTTTTTCCTGACAGCCACGACGAGTATCAGCGCCGTCATAATCCTATCTGGCCAGAACTGGCAGAGGTGCTGAAAAACCACGGCGCGCACCACTACAGTATTTTTCTGGATAAACAGCGCAATCTGCTGTTCGGCTATGTGGAAGTCGAATCAGAAGCGCGCTGGGAAGCGATTGCGCAAACAGATGTCTGCCAGCGCTGGTGGAAACACATGGGCGACGTAATGCCCTCGAATCCCGACAACAGTCCGATCAGCGATGCACTCGACCCCGTGTTCTATCTGGACTGA